In Vibrio sp. 10N, the following proteins share a genomic window:
- the gluQRS gene encoding tRNA glutamyl-Q(34) synthetase GluQRS, which produces MYIGRFAPSPSGPLHFGSLVAALGSYFQAKSQRGLWLVRIEDIDPPREVDGAAELILKTLQAYELHWDGEVLYQSQRLNAYQAQIDRWLAEGQAYLCQCTRKQIKATGGFYQGTCRYKGLSNSEGCAVRLTMEHPISSFSDEKHGELKIPTELAQEDFIIKRRDGLFAYNLAVVLDDIEQGITEVVRGADLIEPTGRQISLYNVLGAKPVTYLHLPLAIDDNGNKLSKQNHATAIDLDNPKPTLINAMRFLGFDITDDIAHQDIADIVQWGVENWQLSQLPNQLKIKPPFSNEAL; this is translated from the coding sequence ATGTATATTGGCCGATTTGCCCCTTCTCCTTCGGGCCCCCTTCATTTTGGTTCCTTGGTTGCTGCGCTAGGCAGTTACTTCCAAGCTAAGTCTCAACGTGGTCTTTGGTTGGTTCGCATTGAAGACATCGATCCACCACGTGAAGTCGACGGTGCCGCAGAGCTTATCCTTAAAACCTTGCAAGCCTATGAGCTTCATTGGGATGGCGAAGTGCTTTACCAAAGTCAGCGCCTCAATGCCTATCAAGCGCAAATTGATCGCTGGCTCGCCGAGGGTCAAGCATACCTGTGTCAGTGCACCAGAAAACAAATCAAGGCAACCGGTGGCTTTTATCAAGGTACCTGCCGATACAAAGGGCTCAGCAATAGCGAGGGCTGCGCAGTGCGCCTGACCATGGAGCACCCTATTTCTTCCTTTAGCGATGAAAAGCATGGCGAGCTAAAAATCCCGACGGAGCTTGCGCAGGAAGATTTTATTATAAAGCGCCGTGATGGTTTGTTCGCGTACAACCTAGCTGTCGTGCTCGACGACATCGAGCAGGGGATCACAGAAGTAGTGCGCGGCGCAGATCTGATTGAGCCTACTGGTCGACAAATCAGCTTATACAACGTTTTGGGGGCCAAACCGGTCACGTATCTGCATCTGCCCCTAGCCATCGACGACAATGGCAACAAATTGTCAAAGCAAAACCACGCGACCGCCATTGACTTGGATAACCCCAAACCGACCTTGATCAATGCGATGCGGTTTTTGGGTTTTGATATTACCGATGATATTGCTCACCAAGATATTGCTGATATCGTGCAATGGGGCGTTGAAAATTGGCAGTTATCGCAGCTTCCAAATCAGCTCAAAATCAAACCACCATTCTCAAATGAGGCGCTCTAG
- the dksA gene encoding RNA polymerase-binding protein DksA, protein MPESKKKALGILAIAGVDPYQEKAGEEYMSQPQLDHFTKILSAWRNQLREEVDRTVHHMQDEAANFPDPVDRASQEEEFSLELRNRDRERRLIKKIEKTLNKIEEDDFGFCESCGIEIGIRRLEARPTADLCIDCKTLAEIKERQMQG, encoded by the coding sequence ATGCCAGAATCTAAGAAAAAAGCGCTAGGCATCCTAGCCATTGCAGGTGTTGATCCATACCAAGAAAAAGCTGGTGAAGAATACATGTCACAGCCTCAATTGGATCACTTTACTAAAATCTTAAGCGCTTGGCGCAACCAACTTAGGGAAGAAGTTGATCGTACTGTGCACCACATGCAAGACGAAGCAGCTAACTTTCCTGATCCCGTTGACAGAGCTTCTCAAGAAGAAGAGTTCAGCCTAGAGCTACGCAACCGTGACCGCGAGCGTCGTTTGATCAAAAAGATCGAAAAGACGCTAAACAAGATTGAAGAAGACGATTTTGGCTTCTGTGAATCTTGTGGTATCGAGATCGGTATCCGCCGCTTAGAGGCGCGTCCTACAGCTGATTTATGTATCGACTGTAAGACACTTGCAGAAATCAAAGAAAGACAGATGCAAGGCTAA
- the sfsA gene encoding DNA/RNA nuclease SfsA, producing the protein MHFDPPLKSGKLVQRYKRFLADITLNDSEEITIHCANTGAMTGCAEPGSTVWYSTSDNPKRKYPNSWELTHTKAGHSICVNTARANTLVVEAIKNNVVKELIGYQTLKTEVKYGQENSRVDILLQDSDRADCYIEVKSVTLLDEGDTGQGYFPDAKTTRGQKHLRELTEMVQTGHRAVLFFAVLHSGIEKVSVAHHIDAKYSQLLEQARQAGVEVICYKAAFSDNEIRLVSALDFSQK; encoded by the coding sequence ATGCACTTCGATCCGCCACTCAAGTCCGGGAAACTAGTCCAGCGCTACAAACGCTTCCTCGCTGACATCACACTTAATGATAGCGAAGAGATCACCATTCACTGCGCCAATACTGGAGCCATGACAGGATGCGCCGAGCCTGGCTCTACTGTTTGGTACTCCACTTCCGACAATCCAAAGCGAAAGTATCCAAATAGTTGGGAGCTTACCCACACCAAGGCGGGGCACTCAATTTGCGTCAATACCGCTAGAGCCAACACCTTAGTGGTTGAAGCGATTAAAAATAACGTTGTAAAAGAGCTGATTGGTTACCAAACTCTAAAGACAGAGGTGAAATACGGTCAAGAAAACAGCAGAGTGGATATTTTATTGCAAGATAGTGATCGCGCTGATTGCTACATTGAAGTAAAAAGTGTCACACTGCTGGATGAAGGCGATACGGGACAAGGGTATTTTCCAGATGCCAAGACCACTCGTGGTCAGAAGCACCTGAGAGAGCTCACAGAAATGGTTCAAACAGGACATAGAGCCGTATTATTTTTCGCAGTTTTGCATTCAGGGATTGAAAAAGTGTCAGTGGCACACCATATAGATGCGAAATATTCACAATTACTTGAGCAAGCAAGGCAAGCTGGGGTTGAAGTGATTTGTTACAAGGCAGCGTTTTCTGACAATGAAATTAGGCTCGTATCCGCGCTGGATTTCAGTCAAAAGTGA
- the hrpB gene encoding ATP-dependent helicase HrpB: MPLSQLPIEQVLPQLTQAIATTNQVILKAATGAGKSTHFPYRLLQSGAISGKIIMLEPRRIAARNIAHYVASLLAEPVGKQVGYRVRGESKVSAQTKLEVVTEGVLTRMLQDDPELTGIDMIIFDEFHERSLHADTALAFALESQEALRDDLRIILMSATLNANDLSRVLPNAKFIESQGRSYPVDIDYQPMSQNDRLPEFMAKQIERLLHRESGSLLAFLPGVGAIKRVEELLQTAQVDAAICPLYGQLDFSAQQAAIEPAKAGERKVVLATNIAETSLTIQGIRLVVDSGLENQAWFDLKTGISRLEQGRIAQSSAIQRAGRAGRIESGLCVRLYSETQFQSQPELSTPEILRSDLASLQQELIRWGCQDASELAWIDVPKDTHLKQARSLLVKLKLIDTKGKATALGQRAYQLGVEPRLASMLLQAEAIGNKALGCAIALCALIEEPERNEIDVRQSLHRWQQGTLARRSLLMQRAKAIAARFKHDFSLSQVEESLLGVVAALAFPDRIALARNHSGHYLLANGHGASLDTQHPLSNERLVVALDLMRAGQGNSVIYKALPVDIDALVTALPDAVEETTVVDWDDDKGRLIASEQRRIGAAVISSREVSVPDDADITSVLLGYIRRKGLSVMNWSDSAEALCQRVQCAAQWLPEDEWPAMTSNDLLDTLEQWLLPFMHGIDSAKQLKKVELMAALEAMLGWDKLKLLDELLPTHLNVPSGNRKRIRYQVGEAPTLSVKLQEMFGEKTSPTIARGTQAIVLELLSPAQRPLQITRDLAAFWQGAYKQVQKEMKGRYPKHPWPDDPMNHQATSKTKRQLNS; encoded by the coding sequence ATGCCCTTGTCACAGTTGCCTATCGAACAGGTGTTGCCACAGCTTACACAAGCCATTGCGACGACCAATCAAGTTATTCTCAAAGCAGCCACTGGCGCTGGTAAATCGACCCACTTTCCATATCGGTTGCTACAATCTGGTGCGATCAGCGGCAAGATCATCATGCTTGAGCCAAGACGTATCGCGGCGCGCAATATCGCCCATTACGTTGCTTCTTTATTGGCAGAGCCTGTAGGTAAACAAGTGGGTTACCGAGTGCGCGGTGAGAGCAAGGTCAGTGCCCAAACGAAGCTGGAGGTCGTGACGGAAGGGGTGCTGACGCGAATGTTGCAAGACGATCCCGAGCTGACGGGCATTGATATGATCATCTTTGATGAATTTCATGAACGCAGCTTACACGCGGACACCGCGCTGGCTTTTGCGCTCGAGAGCCAAGAAGCGTTGCGTGATGACTTACGCATTATACTGATGTCGGCAACTTTGAATGCCAACGACCTCTCGCGAGTATTACCAAACGCGAAGTTTATCGAATCTCAAGGTCGCTCTTACCCTGTTGATATTGATTATCAACCGATGTCGCAAAATGATCGGTTGCCGGAATTCATGGCTAAGCAGATTGAGCGTCTGTTGCATCGTGAGTCAGGGTCTCTGCTGGCGTTCTTGCCTGGTGTTGGAGCGATTAAGCGAGTTGAGGAGCTACTGCAAACGGCTCAGGTCGACGCCGCAATATGTCCTTTGTATGGTCAGCTTGATTTTTCTGCCCAGCAAGCAGCGATTGAACCTGCGAAGGCGGGTGAGCGCAAAGTGGTGCTTGCTACGAATATTGCCGAGACCTCACTGACCATTCAAGGGATCCGCTTGGTAGTCGACTCAGGTTTAGAAAATCAGGCTTGGTTCGATCTAAAAACCGGCATTTCTCGTCTTGAACAAGGACGGATTGCCCAGTCTTCAGCGATCCAACGTGCTGGTCGAGCTGGGCGAATCGAGTCGGGGCTGTGTGTTCGGCTTTACAGCGAAACTCAGTTTCAGTCACAGCCAGAGCTGAGCACCCCAGAAATCTTACGCAGTGATTTGGCATCACTACAACAAGAGTTAATTCGCTGGGGCTGCCAAGATGCTAGCGAGTTAGCTTGGATCGATGTTCCTAAAGATACTCACCTAAAACAAGCGCGTAGTTTGCTGGTTAAACTCAAGCTTATAGATACGAAGGGGAAAGCCACGGCACTTGGACAGCGCGCCTATCAACTGGGTGTTGAGCCTCGTTTGGCGAGTATGTTGTTGCAAGCAGAGGCAATAGGCAATAAAGCGCTGGGCTGTGCAATTGCACTGTGTGCCCTGATTGAAGAGCCGGAGCGCAATGAAATTGATGTTCGCCAGTCCCTGCATCGCTGGCAACAAGGCACATTGGCACGCCGCTCACTGCTCATGCAGCGAGCAAAAGCGATTGCAGCGCGATTTAAACATGACTTTTCACTCAGTCAGGTAGAGGAATCTTTACTTGGCGTTGTCGCAGCGTTGGCATTCCCCGATAGAATAGCGCTGGCGCGCAATCATTCTGGTCACTATTTACTCGCCAATGGTCACGGGGCGTCTTTAGATACCCAGCATCCTCTTTCTAATGAGAGACTCGTGGTGGCGCTGGATTTAATGCGTGCTGGACAAGGCAACAGCGTTATCTACAAGGCTTTACCTGTCGATATCGATGCGCTTGTGACTGCATTGCCGGACGCGGTTGAAGAGACCACCGTCGTTGATTGGGATGATGATAAAGGGCGATTAATTGCCAGTGAACAGCGCCGTATTGGCGCGGCAGTCATCAGCAGTCGCGAGGTATCAGTACCTGATGATGCGGATATTACCAGTGTGCTACTTGGCTATATCCGCCGCAAAGGGCTGAGTGTGATGAACTGGAGTGATAGTGCGGAAGCACTTTGTCAGCGAGTACAATGCGCGGCGCAGTGGTTACCAGAAGATGAGTGGCCTGCGATGACGTCAAATGATTTGCTCGATACTCTTGAGCAGTGGTTATTGCCATTTATGCATGGTATCGACAGTGCCAAGCAACTTAAAAAAGTGGAGTTGATGGCCGCCTTAGAGGCGATGCTCGGTTGGGATAAGCTCAAATTGCTCGATGAGTTGTTACCGACGCACCTTAATGTGCCATCGGGTAATCGTAAGAGAATTCGTTACCAAGTGGGAGAGGCGCCGACTTTGTCGGTGAAGTTGCAAGAAATGTTTGGTGAAAAAACCTCGCCGACCATTGCGCGCGGCACACAAGCGATTGTGCTTGAGCTACTTTCACCGGCACAAAGGCCGCTACAAATCACTCGTGATCTCGCCGCCTTCTGGCAAGGGGCTTATAAACAAGTACAGAAAGAGATGAAAGGGCGTTACCCCAAACATCCGTGGCCGGATGATCCAATGAATCATCAAGCTACCAGTAAAACCAAAAGACAACTGAATTCATGA
- the mrcB gene encoding penicillin-binding protein 1B translates to MIVRKKLAAPGKKPAPKKTPAKSAGKRSTTKRPKRKSTRGKRKVGWGKRLFSIGWKLALVGAVAMGAVLYYLNQVVKERFEGELFDLPTVVYARVLTLSVGDDITPAQLRNELDVLSYRKVSSPRHPGEYSSSSTKIELIRRPFEFADGPEPDRHVMLYFNDGTLTRIQSLEQKGDLGFLRIEPKMLGMLEKEADEQRLFLRRDQFPEIMIDALVATEDRDFYHHDGISPTAIARAFFANMRAGRTVQGGSTLTQQLAKNLFLTSERTLWRKVREVLIALILDYRYSKDQILEAYLNEVYLGQSRGEAIHGFGLASRLYFGQPLQDLRIDQLALLVGMVKGPSYYNPFRHPERAKQRRDLVLRLMMDQEMLTGREFEMAASRDLDLQKNPQIASRQPAYFQQLKRELSRKVGDKIKAPKGVRIYTSLDPVSQDKLEKAIAKRIPQLEKTSGKGLEAAAVAVDRATGEIRAMVGGKRTGYSGFNRALSASRPIGSLVKPAVYLTALEQPEKYDLATTLQDTPLTLKGSKGNIWQPRNYDRQFRGDVPLYQALAKSLNVPTVRLGMSLGIKNVSETLVRLGVDADEIRPVPSMFLGAISLTPYQVAQMFQTLSNSGRQAELSALRSVVSVDGDVIYRSLPKAQQKVPQQAAWLTTYAMKKGVAEGTGRYLNSQFAWAALAGKTGTSNDTRDSWFVGVDGREVTTIWVGRDDNKSTKLTGSSGALRVYSDYLAARIPEQLILPWPKNISMIGFDTQRDGALQLDCGNQFELPVWDEGGELKASCDNQPKQWIKNLFDW, encoded by the coding sequence ATGATAGTAAGAAAAAAGCTAGCGGCACCTGGCAAAAAGCCAGCGCCCAAGAAAACGCCTGCCAAATCGGCCGGAAAACGCAGTACAACCAAGCGTCCAAAAAGAAAGTCGACGCGCGGCAAACGTAAAGTTGGCTGGGGTAAGCGTTTATTCTCCATCGGCTGGAAACTGGCGTTAGTCGGAGCAGTAGCCATGGGAGCGGTACTTTACTATTTGAACCAAGTAGTGAAAGAGCGTTTTGAGGGCGAGCTGTTTGATCTGCCGACGGTGGTTTATGCGCGTGTGCTCACTTTGTCTGTGGGCGATGACATTACCCCTGCGCAGCTTCGTAATGAGCTGGATGTATTGAGCTATCGAAAAGTTTCGTCACCTCGTCACCCTGGTGAGTATTCGTCTTCATCGACGAAGATTGAGCTGATCCGCCGTCCGTTTGAATTTGCCGACGGACCAGAGCCTGATCGTCACGTCATGCTCTATTTTAATGACGGTACATTGACTCGAATTCAGTCGCTGGAGCAAAAAGGCGATCTCGGCTTTTTGCGCATTGAGCCGAAAATGCTTGGCATGTTGGAGAAAGAGGCGGATGAGCAGCGCTTATTCCTAAGGCGCGATCAGTTTCCTGAGATCATGATTGATGCGCTGGTAGCGACAGAAGATAGAGATTTCTACCATCATGATGGTATCTCGCCAACGGCAATCGCTCGCGCCTTTTTCGCCAATATGCGTGCTGGTCGTACGGTGCAAGGTGGTAGTACGCTCACTCAACAGTTGGCAAAAAACTTGTTCTTAACCAGTGAGCGGACGCTATGGCGAAAGGTGCGAGAAGTGCTCATTGCGCTGATTCTCGACTATCGCTACAGCAAAGATCAGATCCTCGAAGCATATTTAAACGAAGTCTACTTAGGACAAAGTCGTGGCGAAGCGATTCACGGTTTTGGTTTGGCCTCACGCCTGTACTTTGGACAGCCATTGCAAGATCTGCGCATTGATCAACTGGCGTTGTTAGTGGGTATGGTCAAAGGGCCGTCTTACTATAACCCGTTCAGGCACCCTGAGCGTGCCAAGCAGCGCCGCGACCTGGTGCTACGTCTTATGATGGACCAAGAGATGTTGACAGGGCGTGAATTTGAAATGGCGGCATCACGCGATTTAGATTTGCAAAAGAACCCTCAGATCGCCAGTCGCCAGCCTGCGTACTTTCAGCAGTTAAAGCGCGAGTTAAGCCGTAAAGTCGGCGATAAAATTAAGGCGCCTAAAGGGGTGAGGATCTATACCTCGCTTGACCCGGTGTCACAAGATAAGTTAGAAAAAGCCATTGCCAAGCGTATTCCTCAGCTTGAAAAAACATCCGGTAAAGGATTGGAAGCCGCAGCGGTTGCTGTGGATCGTGCTACTGGAGAAATTCGCGCTATGGTGGGTGGCAAGCGCACCGGTTATAGCGGCTTTAACCGCGCACTCAGTGCCAGCAGGCCGATTGGCTCATTGGTTAAACCCGCGGTCTATCTAACAGCCTTAGAGCAACCAGAAAAATACGATTTAGCCACAACACTGCAAGACACACCACTAACGCTTAAAGGCAGTAAAGGTAATATCTGGCAACCACGTAACTACGATCGTCAGTTCCGTGGTGACGTGCCTTTGTATCAAGCATTGGCGAAGTCGTTGAATGTACCGACGGTGCGTTTAGGTATGTCTTTGGGGATCAAAAATGTTTCCGAGACACTGGTGCGCCTCGGTGTTGACGCCGACGAAATCCGTCCTGTGCCGTCTATGTTCTTAGGTGCCATCTCGCTAACGCCGTACCAAGTGGCACAGATGTTCCAGACCTTATCGAATTCTGGCCGTCAAGCAGAGCTATCGGCACTGCGTTCGGTGGTCTCGGTAGATGGTGACGTGATTTATCGCTCATTGCCTAAAGCACAGCAGAAAGTGCCTCAGCAAGCCGCATGGCTGACTACTTATGCGATGAAGAAAGGGGTCGCAGAGGGGACTGGACGTTATTTGAATAGCCAGTTTGCTTGGGCAGCGTTAGCCGGGAAAACAGGTACCAGTAACGATACGCGAGACAGTTGGTTCGTTGGTGTGGACGGGCGAGAGGTCACCACCATTTGGGTCGGCCGAGATGACAATAAGTCGACTAAATTGACCGGTTCAAGCGGTGCGCTGCGTGTCTATTCCGATTACCTCGCGGCCCGTATTCCCGAGCAGCTTATTTTACCGTGGCCAAAAAACATCAGCATGATCGGTTTTGATACCCAGCGTGATGGTGCGTTGCAGCTTGATTGCGGTAACCAGTTCGAGCTACCAGTTTGGGATGAAGGTGGTGAGCTTAAAGCATCGTGTGACAACCAACCCAAACAGTGGATAAAAAATCTATTTGATTGGTAA
- a CDS encoding patatin-like phospholipase family protein, producing the protein MNVKRLTHWLLAVATFSCSGMLAAKNTTPQAEHADERPTIGVVLAGGGAKGAAHIGVLKALEEMQIPVDIITGTSMGAYVGGLYATGMSAEEIESFIYTVDWNNGYRDRVNRSQRRIRDKEAEDRYQIRTDIGLHLGSIEAPKGVVQGQNMLRILRKTTGNLPEFDSFDELAIPYRSVATDILKLEPVVMEDGYLVDAMMASMSVPGALPPYEVDGYLLVDGGVTNNMPVELAKQMGADIIIAVDISSDYKTREDFNSFFSVGEQLSNYLVRRSTEEQMQVLEEGDIYLHPGVGQIATTDFSSMPRAYDLGYQVAYQNEQQLRALSVNGAQYQHYIDGKQEARRELLYGDENVVDKIVINNQSHYSDELITTRLGLNAGEVLETDEIEQRIEELYALDRFELITYQYKEVDGETNLLVNVKEKSWGPNYMDFRFYLEEDFNANSFYSIGVSTNFTDLNDRGAELRVNADFGTDKRVEAELYSPFMLNQDFFWLAGVKYNSDKRNVLCEINPSGDDCVKPALKGSADFIPVTYREWEGQLAAGYQPTLWQEFKFGARFTTGESLVSPLPSAGKFDFDRKGLFVNYRLDTLDDFSLPTKGWYVNLEYLHSRDSGDQNLNTEVSSFSDYAKEITVETKYARTVGRNTFVGSVDVGMISTENDSLPVSPRELGGFLNLSGIPRNSLIGQNKVFGSLVYRYRWFDNDFGMFQSPVYLGASAEYGGVWTDENFSDAPLFLAGSVFAGIDSPVGPIMFSYGQVETGLRSFYLIIGAAY; encoded by the coding sequence ATGAATGTGAAACGCCTAACTCATTGGCTTTTAGCCGTCGCCACCTTCTCTTGTAGTGGAATGTTGGCTGCAAAAAATACGACGCCACAGGCAGAACATGCTGATGAACGCCCGACTATTGGTGTGGTGCTCGCCGGTGGCGGTGCTAAAGGGGCGGCGCACATTGGGGTACTAAAAGCGCTTGAAGAGATGCAAATACCGGTGGACATCATCACCGGTACTAGCATGGGGGCTTATGTTGGTGGTCTTTATGCTACCGGCATGAGTGCCGAAGAGATTGAAAGCTTCATCTACACGGTCGATTGGAATAATGGTTATCGCGATCGCGTTAACCGCAGTCAACGCCGTATTCGCGACAAAGAAGCCGAAGACCGTTATCAAATCCGTACCGATATTGGCCTGCACCTGGGCTCCATCGAAGCACCGAAAGGGGTGGTTCAGGGACAGAACATGCTGCGTATCTTGCGCAAAACTACGGGCAACCTTCCAGAATTTGACTCCTTTGACGAACTCGCTATTCCGTATCGCTCGGTGGCGACCGACATCCTTAAACTTGAACCTGTAGTCATGGAAGATGGTTATCTGGTGGATGCCATGATGGCCAGTATGTCGGTGCCGGGGGCATTACCTCCCTATGAGGTCGATGGCTATCTGCTGGTGGATGGTGGCGTGACCAACAACATGCCAGTCGAACTGGCAAAGCAGATGGGGGCTGACATCATCATTGCGGTGGATATCAGCAGTGATTACAAAACCCGGGAAGACTTCAATAGCTTTTTTAGTGTTGGTGAGCAGCTGTCGAACTACTTGGTAAGACGCAGCACTGAAGAGCAGATGCAAGTATTGGAAGAAGGCGATATCTATCTCCATCCCGGTGTGGGGCAAATCGCGACCACGGACTTCTCCTCTATGCCACGAGCTTACGATCTTGGCTATCAAGTGGCGTATCAAAATGAGCAGCAGTTGCGGGCTCTGTCGGTCAATGGTGCGCAATATCAGCACTACATTGATGGCAAGCAGGAAGCGAGGCGTGAGCTGTTGTATGGCGATGAAAATGTTGTCGACAAGATAGTGATCAACAACCAAAGCCATTACAGCGATGAGCTTATTACCACGCGTCTTGGTCTCAATGCAGGTGAAGTGCTTGAGACTGATGAAATTGAACAGCGTATCGAGGAGCTTTATGCCCTTGATCGCTTTGAGCTTATTACCTATCAATACAAAGAGGTCGATGGTGAGACAAACCTGTTGGTGAACGTTAAAGAGAAGTCGTGGGGTCCAAACTACATGGACTTTCGTTTCTATCTGGAAGAGGACTTTAACGCCAACAGTTTTTACTCCATTGGTGTCAGCACCAACTTCACCGATCTCAATGACCGCGGAGCGGAGCTGCGTGTCAACGCAGACTTTGGTACCGATAAGCGGGTTGAGGCGGAGCTTTACTCGCCGTTTATGCTCAATCAGGACTTTTTCTGGTTAGCTGGTGTGAAGTACAACAGTGATAAACGTAATGTACTTTGTGAGATCAACCCGTCAGGGGATGATTGTGTGAAGCCGGCGCTTAAAGGCAGTGCGGACTTTATCCCTGTTACCTATCGAGAGTGGGAAGGTCAATTAGCGGCCGGATATCAGCCTACGCTCTGGCAAGAGTTTAAATTTGGGGCACGATTCACTACGGGTGAGTCGCTTGTATCACCACTGCCATCGGCAGGTAAATTCGACTTTGACCGCAAAGGTTTGTTTGTTAACTATCGACTCGATACTTTAGATGACTTTAGTCTGCCGACCAAAGGCTGGTATGTGAACCTTGAGTACTTGCACTCTCGGGATAGCGGAGACCAGAACCTGAATACCGAAGTGTCGAGCTTTTCCGATTACGCTAAAGAAATCACAGTGGAGACGAAATATGCGCGCACGGTTGGGCGCAATACCTTTGTCGGTTCTGTCGATGTGGGCATGATCTCCACTGAGAACGACTCTCTACCGGTTAGCCCTCGAGAGTTGGGAGGGTTCTTAAACTTATCCGGTATCCCTCGCAATAGCCTGATTGGCCAGAACAAAGTCTTTGGCAGCTTAGTGTACCGTTATCGCTGGTTTGATAATGACTTTGGCATGTTCCAGTCGCCAGTCTATCTGGGGGCGTCTGCCGAATATGGTGGCGTTTGGACGGATGAGAATTTTTCAGATGCGCCGCTGTTTTTAGCGGGCTCCGTGTTTGCAGGAATAGACTCACCGGTTGGCCCCATTATGTTCTCCTATGGACAAGTGGAGACTGGGCTGCGTTCGTTCTACTTGATTATCGGTGCCGCCTACTAA